The Thalassoroseus pseudoceratinae genome has a segment encoding these proteins:
- a CDS encoding DUF1559 domain-containing protein, with product MLTSFSPRRRGFTLIELLVVIAIIAILIALLLPAVQQAREAARRTECKNKLKQFGLALHNYHDTYRTFPPAQIDSTSCSAGNPPSAGSNVNGLVFLLPYMDLNNLYSQLNFSLAFDDYSPGGAALYGGEATTNGALIAQEFGIFTCPSDIGPIGASTSTTYNSPSGTPDQRTNYDFITYYNNYNTCDNWQGAGINRTMFDDNSKCRIADISDGTSNTVAMAETRKACCANGSNANWGARGWVQNGLSLRYSRPNNTTRSGVEYKPRLGNWAYTGSFHPGGIQVLMGDGSVRFLTDNTDSTTRLNLERIADGEVIQEF from the coding sequence ATGTTGACCTCGTTCAGTCCTCGACGTCGGGGATTCACCCTGATTGAACTTCTTGTCGTGATTGCCATCATCGCAATCTTGATTGCTCTGCTTCTTCCGGCCGTTCAGCAGGCTCGCGAAGCCGCCCGGCGAACCGAATGTAAGAACAAACTCAAGCAGTTCGGGCTTGCACTGCACAACTACCACGACACCTACCGAACCTTCCCACCAGCACAAATTGACAGTACATCTTGCTCGGCGGGGAACCCTCCATCGGCGGGCTCGAATGTGAACGGGCTTGTCTTTTTGCTGCCATACATGGATTTGAACAACTTGTACTCGCAGCTCAACTTTAGCCTGGCATTCGACGACTACTCACCCGGCGGAGCCGCACTCTACGGTGGTGAAGCCACTACAAACGGTGCGTTGATTGCCCAAGAGTTCGGAATCTTCACATGCCCTTCGGATATTGGTCCGATCGGGGCGAGTACCAGCACCACATACAACTCGCCGAGCGGCACACCCGATCAACGAACGAATTACGACTTCATCACTTACTACAACAACTACAACACCTGCGATAACTGGCAAGGGGCGGGCATCAATCGCACGATGTTTGATGACAACAGTAAATGCCGAATCGCAGACATCTCCGACGGAACCTCGAACACGGTCGCGATGGCGGAGACACGAAAAGCCTGCTGTGCCAACGGTAGCAATGCGAACTGGGGTGCCCGCGGATGGGTCCAAAACGGTCTAAGCCTTCGCTATTCCCGCCCAAACAACACGACTCGTAGTGGCGTGGAATACAAACCACGACTTGGCAACTGGGCCTACACCGGAAGTTTTCACCCCGGTGGCATTCAGGTGCTGATGGGCGACGGCAGTGTCCGTTTCCTAACCGACAACACAGACTCAACGACCCGTTTGAATCTCGAACGTATCGCGGATGGCGAAGTCATTCAGGAATTCTAA